A portion of the Blastopirellula sediminis genome contains these proteins:
- a CDS encoding alpha/beta hydrolase family protein, translating into MIQAADARRDYVEAEVVSSFDKTRQPLRYILPTGDGKAARPVLVFLHSWSTDYHLEQPEWVNAALQRGWIFMEPNFRGPNKRPEACGSEAAQADILDSVTFAIEKLNADPKRIYLAGASGGGHMSMLMAGRHPERFTAVSAWVGITDLAKWYEEHTVKGVPQNYAKMLAKSCGGAPGDSPQVDQEYQSRSPLTWITRIGDLPIDIAAGVHDGQTGSVPFQHSIRAYNKIAAQRGAAVVSEEEMQQLWDNSQLTSPHPQDTEVDSTYGRDLKLRRNAGTARITIFEGGHEGLAEAACACLEEYERPTKSSSAVNGAEKSGK; encoded by the coding sequence ATGATTCAAGCCGCTGACGCTCGCCGCGACTATGTCGAAGCGGAAGTCGTCAGCTCTTTTGACAAGACGCGACAGCCGCTTCGGTACATCCTGCCAACGGGAGACGGCAAAGCGGCGCGTCCGGTCTTGGTGTTTCTGCATTCGTGGAGCACCGACTATCATCTCGAGCAACCGGAATGGGTAAACGCAGCGCTCCAGCGCGGCTGGATCTTCATGGAGCCGAACTTTCGCGGACCGAACAAACGCCCAGAAGCGTGCGGATCGGAAGCGGCTCAAGCCGATATTCTTGACAGCGTCACTTTCGCCATCGAAAAGCTGAACGCCGATCCGAAGCGGATCTATTTGGCGGGCGCTTCCGGCGGCGGACACATGTCGATGTTAATGGCCGGCCGCCATCCAGAGCGGTTCACCGCCGTCTCGGCCTGGGTTGGCATCACCGATTTGGCGAAGTGGTACGAAGAGCACACCGTCAAAGGCGTTCCCCAGAACTACGCCAAGATGCTGGCGAAGTCTTGCGGCGGAGCCCCCGGCGATAGTCCGCAAGTGGACCAAGAGTACCAGAGCCGTTCTCCCCTGACTTGGATCACGCGAATCGGCGATCTGCCGATCGATATCGCCGCTGGCGTCCACGATGGGCAAACCGGCTCGGTCCCATTCCAACATTCGATCCGCGCCTACAACAAGATCGCCGCCCAGCGCGGCGCCGCCGTCGTCAGCGAAGAAGAGATGCAGCAGCTTTGGGACAACAGCCAACTGACCAGCCCGCACCCGCAAGATACCGAAGTCGACTCGACCTACGGCCGCGATCTCAAACTGCGTCGCAACGCCGGCACCGCTCGCATTACGATCTTCGAGGGCGGACACGAAGGACTTGCCGAAGCGGCCTGCGCCTGTTTGGAAGAGTACGAGCGTCCAACCAAGTCCTCCTCTGCTGTCAACGGAGCGGAGAAGTCTGGTAAGTAG
- a CDS encoding hydantoinase B/oxoprolinase family protein, protein MVKRIEFWIDVGGTFTDCLMRRDGEIRRIKVLSSGKLQGTIGADSSPGAIVDGARRQDPSNVWRGYRLQLLSEQGEPLAARRIVQFDATAGRMTLDRPFDSPPLAGALYLLEGDEEAPLVGMRRLLGLARDEALPAVDVRLGTTRGTNALLTRTGADVGFVTTAGFGDILDIGYQNRPQLFQLNIRKSTSLVRRVVELEERLAADGSVLVPLDEAETESKLSQLYDLGIRSLAITLLHGYRNPEHERQVEAIARRVGFAEVSASHEAAPLIKLVARGDTTVVDAYLNPILRDYVGAIQAALGEGSRLSLLTSAGGLIAAEKFSGKDSILSGPAGGVVGYAAVAQQAGFGKAIGFDMGGTSTDVSRFDGSFERQFETEKAGVRIVAPMMAIETVAAGGGSICDFDGVKLTVGPASAGADPGPACYGCGGPLTVTDINLALGKLQGAQFPFRLDKEAVERRLQEIALKIAATTGQQMTPRELASGFLQIANANIAKAIRTISVAKGYDPRAYALVPFGGAAGQHACAVAELLGIETLISHPDAGILSAVGIGAAVTTRYATRGVYRLLAGSAESLDAVYADLQTEAITQVAAEGIDQAEIECREEIELRYRGLEASLSIAARPFADLAERYHVAHERRYGYCRRQQAIEVVAARVEAIAQEGRDQKGSQPGESYSPEPTGRVPVLFAGSERETPTYQREQLRVGAIIEGPALIAERLATTVIDPGWSAEVWSGGELVMRHHGDSAESHATTIDADVADPVLLEIINNQFAAIAEQMGVALQNTSVSVNVKERLDFSCAIFTGDGDLIANAPHIPVHLGAMGETVKATIAANPQMRRGSAFVTNNPYRGGSHLPDVTVITPVYIGENVASPQFFAASRAHHAEIGGIAAGSMPSGSKTLAEEGVLIDNFQLMCDGVADWEGLEAILRGAKYPSRNVADNLADVAAQVAANQHGRIDLETMVAGYGLPVVEQYARHIQNAAATKTRAALARLTSGQHRFEDHLDDGSPIVVQIEIAGDAAVIDFTGTGPVLPGNLNANRAIVTAAVMYCLRSLLDEDIPLNQGVLEPVEIRLPECFLNPPFLGEPEKCAAVAGGNVETSQRVVDVLLGALQLAAASQGTMNNFSFGDATFGYYETICGGAGATPQTDGASAVHTHMTNTRMTDVEVFELRFPARVRRFAIRRGSGGAGLHRGGDGVVREIEFLRPMTGSLLTQRRGPYPPYGLFGGEPGKVGENQLRRADGTVIDLPGIASFELAPGDMIAIHTPGGGGWGSAKA, encoded by the coding sequence ATGGTGAAGCGAATCGAATTCTGGATTGACGTCGGCGGGACGTTTACCGACTGCTTAATGCGACGCGACGGCGAAATTCGCCGTATCAAGGTGCTCAGTTCCGGCAAGTTGCAAGGAACGATCGGCGCCGACAGTTCGCCTGGGGCGATCGTCGATGGCGCGCGGCGGCAGGATCCGTCGAATGTCTGGCGCGGGTATCGTTTGCAGTTGCTCAGCGAACAGGGGGAGCCGCTTGCCGCGCGGCGGATCGTGCAGTTTGATGCGACCGCGGGACGGATGACCCTCGATCGTCCTTTTGATTCGCCGCCGCTCGCCGGGGCGCTTTACTTGCTCGAAGGGGATGAAGAGGCGCCGCTGGTTGGGATGCGGCGGCTGCTGGGACTTGCTCGCGACGAGGCGCTGCCGGCCGTCGACGTTCGTCTGGGAACGACGCGTGGAACGAATGCGCTGCTGACTCGGACCGGCGCTGACGTTGGCTTCGTGACGACGGCCGGCTTCGGCGACATCCTCGACATCGGCTATCAAAATCGTCCGCAGTTGTTTCAGCTCAACATTCGCAAGTCGACGTCGCTGGTCCGCCGCGTTGTCGAATTGGAGGAACGTCTCGCGGCCGATGGTTCTGTACTCGTTCCGCTGGACGAAGCGGAGACCGAATCGAAACTGAGTCAACTCTATGACTTGGGGATTCGGTCGTTGGCCATCACCTTGCTGCACGGCTATCGCAATCCGGAACATGAGCGGCAAGTCGAAGCGATCGCGCGGCGAGTGGGTTTCGCGGAAGTAAGCGCTTCGCACGAAGCGGCGCCGCTGATCAAACTCGTCGCACGCGGCGATACGACGGTGGTCGACGCCTATTTGAATCCGATCCTTCGCGACTATGTCGGCGCGATTCAAGCGGCCCTTGGCGAAGGGAGCCGCTTGAGCCTCCTCACGTCGGCCGGCGGTTTGATCGCCGCCGAGAAGTTCTCCGGCAAAGATAGCATCTTGTCGGGACCGGCCGGGGGCGTCGTCGGTTACGCTGCCGTCGCGCAGCAAGCGGGCTTCGGCAAAGCGATCGGCTTTGACATGGGGGGAACCAGTACCGACGTTTCCCGCTTTGACGGTTCGTTCGAGCGGCAATTCGAGACCGAAAAGGCAGGCGTTCGCATCGTCGCGCCGATGATGGCGATCGAAACGGTCGCCGCCGGCGGCGGATCGATTTGCGACTTCGACGGTGTGAAGCTGACGGTAGGTCCGGCCAGCGCCGGCGCCGATCCTGGTCCGGCTTGTTACGGTTGCGGCGGTCCGTTGACGGTGACCGACATCAATCTGGCGCTTGGCAAGCTGCAAGGGGCGCAGTTCCCGTTTCGTCTCGACAAAGAGGCGGTTGAGCGACGCTTGCAGGAGATCGCTCTGAAGATCGCCGCGACGACCGGACAACAGATGACGCCGCGGGAGTTGGCTTCCGGCTTCCTGCAGATCGCCAACGCCAACATCGCCAAGGCGATTCGGACGATCTCGGTCGCCAAAGGTTACGATCCGCGGGCCTACGCACTTGTGCCGTTTGGAGGCGCCGCGGGCCAGCATGCTTGCGCGGTGGCGGAGCTGCTGGGGATTGAAACGCTGATCTCGCATCCCGATGCCGGCATTCTGAGCGCCGTCGGTATTGGCGCCGCCGTTACCACGCGTTATGCGACGCGCGGCGTCTATCGCTTGCTGGCAGGAAGTGCGGAGTCGCTCGACGCGGTCTACGCCGATCTGCAAACCGAGGCGATCACTCAGGTCGCGGCCGAAGGAATTGATCAAGCGGAAATCGAATGTCGCGAAGAGATCGAGCTTCGTTATCGCGGGCTCGAAGCGTCCCTCTCGATTGCCGCTCGTCCCTTTGCCGATTTGGCCGAACGCTATCATGTCGCGCATGAGCGAAGATACGGCTATTGTCGCCGTCAACAGGCGATCGAAGTGGTCGCCGCGCGGGTCGAAGCGATCGCTCAAGAAGGTCGCGATCAAAAGGGGAGCCAGCCTGGCGAGTCGTATTCGCCGGAACCGACGGGGCGCGTCCCTGTTCTGTTCGCCGGCAGCGAACGGGAAACGCCGACCTACCAGCGCGAGCAATTGCGCGTCGGGGCCATTATCGAAGGTCCAGCGCTGATCGCGGAACGATTGGCGACCACCGTGATCGATCCAGGCTGGAGCGCTGAAGTATGGAGCGGCGGCGAACTGGTGATGCGGCATCACGGCGATTCCGCCGAGTCGCACGCGACAACAATCGATGCCGACGTCGCTGATCCGGTCTTGCTTGAGATCATCAACAACCAGTTCGCCGCGATCGCCGAGCAGATGGGGGTCGCGCTGCAAAACACGTCGGTCAGCGTCAACGTGAAAGAGCGGCTCGACTTCAGCTGTGCGATCTTCACCGGCGACGGCGACTTGATCGCCAACGCTCCTCATATCCCTGTCCATCTCGGCGCGATGGGAGAGACGGTCAAAGCGACGATCGCCGCCAATCCGCAGATGCGTCGCGGCAGCGCGTTCGTGACTAACAATCCGTACCGCGGCGGTTCGCACTTGCCCGACGTGACGGTGATTACGCCGGTTTACATCGGAGAGAACGTTGCGAGTCCGCAGTTCTTCGCCGCAAGTCGGGCCCATCATGCCGAGATCGGCGGGATCGCCGCCGGGTCGATGCCTTCGGGGTCGAAGACGTTGGCGGAAGAAGGGGTGTTGATCGACAACTTCCAGCTGATGTGCGACGGCGTCGCCGATTGGGAAGGGCTCGAAGCAATTCTCCGTGGGGCGAAGTATCCGTCGCGCAACGTCGCCGACAATCTGGCGGACGTCGCCGCGCAAGTCGCCGCCAATCAGCATGGGCGAATCGATCTTGAGACGATGGTCGCCGGCTACGGTTTGCCGGTCGTCGAGCAATACGCGCGGCATATTCAAAACGCCGCCGCCACCAAAACGCGGGCAGCGCTGGCCAGATTGACTTCCGGTCAACATCGGTTTGAAGATCATTTGGATGACGGTTCGCCGATCGTCGTGCAGATAGAGATCGCCGGCGATGCGGCGGTGATTGACTTTACGGGAACGGGGCCTGTGCTGCCGGGCAACTTGAACGCCAATCGGGCGATCGTCACCGCGGCGGTGATGTACTGTTTGCGCTCGCTGCTTGACGAAGACATTCCGCTGAACCAGGGAGTGCTGGAGCCAGTCGAGATACGTCTGCCGGAGTGCTTCTTGAATCCTCCCTTTCTGGGCGAACCGGAAAAGTGTGCGGCGGTCGCCGGCGGTAATGTCGAAACTTCGCAGCGCGTCGTCGACGTGCTGCTGGGCGCTTTGCAACTCGCCGCGGCGAGCCAAGGGACGATGAACAACTTCAGTTTCGGCGACGCGACGTTCGGCTATTACGAAACGATCTGCGGCGGCGCGGGCGCCACTCCGCAGACCGACGGCGCTTCGGCGGTCCATACGCATATGACGAATACGCGAATGACCGACGTCGAAGTCTTTGAATTGCGTTTTCCTGCGCGTGTGCGGCGATTTGCGATTCGCCGCGGTTCCGGGGGCGCCGGTCTACACCGCGGCGGCGACGGCGTTGTGCGGGAGATCGAGTTCCTGCGGCCGATGACCGGTTCGCTGCTCACGCAGCGCCGCGGACCTTATCCGCCGTACGGCCTGTTCGGCGGCGAGCCTGGCAAGGTTGGCGAAAACCAATTGCGTCGCGCCGACGGAACGGTGATCGATCTGCCGGGGATCGCTAGTTTTGAACTAGCGCCAGGCGATATGATTGCGATTCATACGCCTGGAGGCGGCGGTTGGGGTTCAGCAAAAGCGTAA
- a CDS encoding ArsR/SmtB family transcription factor translates to MSQIPEDSDVPGVDACANYLKALADPHRLQIIRTLQQGAMSVSDIALLLELEIANASHHLRVLYHAQIVTTHKEGKFVYYDLNPAFLKSKAASSFDFGCCKFDLRNLE, encoded by the coding sequence ATGTCGCAAATTCCAGAAGATTCGGACGTTCCCGGCGTCGACGCTTGCGCCAACTACTTGAAGGCGCTGGCCGATCCGCACCGCTTGCAGATCATTCGCACCTTGCAACAAGGGGCGATGAGCGTCAGCGACATCGCACTGCTTCTGGAACTGGAAATCGCCAACGCGTCGCACCATCTGCGCGTTCTCTACCACGCGCAGATCGTCACGACGCACAAGGAAGGGAAGTTCGTCTACTACGACCTGAACCCCGCCTTCCTGAAAAGCAAAGCGGCCAGTTCGTTCGACTTCGGCTGCTGCAAGTTTGATTTGCGGAATTTGGAATAA
- a CDS encoding sulfatase family protein, with protein MTNRRFDFLRCALALLGSVTFGALPAVAYEAAKPNIVWIMAEDIGPDLGCYGTPALQTPNIDKLAASGLQLERAYCTAPICSTNRSAMMTGMYQTTIGAHHHRSTIGKLPEPIRPITHFLKQQGYYCAIGCGYGKKTDFNFTVDKEDQFDGNDWKFRKEGQPFFAHIQLGVTHRGGWWEKNRKESADPVDPAKVALPPYLPDHPAIRLDWATYLDQMEKADEQVGEIVARLEKEGLIDNTLIIFIGDNGRCVFRGKGFVFEDGIRIPAIFSWPGHIKPGTKSNELVSVIDMSAEVLAVAGAKIPSYMEGRPFLEEGVEPREYVFAARDRWDEVYDKCRTIVGKRYKFIRNDMPEVPYFTTHAYEEKVRPIRPVLWQLYQDGKMNDVQAYLMQPQKPKEELYDLENDPWETKNLIEFPAYAAEADKLRKALQDWEETTDDKGRYPEPAGHITKQEQKAIADRLQSLKDGTAAYPQ; from the coding sequence ATGACGAACCGCCGATTCGACTTCCTCCGTTGCGCACTCGCGTTGCTCGGCAGCGTGACTTTCGGCGCCCTGCCGGCCGTCGCCTACGAAGCGGCCAAACCGAATATCGTTTGGATCATGGCCGAAGATATTGGCCCGGATCTTGGCTGCTATGGAACGCCGGCGCTGCAAACGCCCAACATCGATAAACTGGCGGCCAGTGGGCTGCAACTGGAGCGGGCCTACTGCACGGCGCCGATTTGCTCGACCAATCGCTCGGCGATGATGACCGGCATGTACCAAACGACGATCGGCGCCCATCACCACCGCAGCACGATCGGCAAGTTGCCGGAACCGATTCGCCCGATCACCCACTTTCTGAAACAACAAGGCTACTACTGCGCCATCGGCTGCGGTTACGGCAAGAAAACTGACTTCAACTTCACTGTCGACAAAGAAGACCAGTTCGACGGTAACGACTGGAAGTTCCGCAAAGAAGGACAACCCTTCTTCGCTCACATTCAGCTAGGCGTGACGCATCGCGGCGGTTGGTGGGAAAAGAATCGCAAGGAATCGGCCGATCCGGTCGATCCGGCGAAAGTCGCACTTCCCCCTTACCTGCCTGATCATCCGGCGATCCGGCTCGACTGGGCGACCTATCTCGATCAGATGGAGAAAGCGGACGAGCAAGTCGGCGAAATTGTCGCGAGGCTGGAGAAGGAAGGCCTGATCGACAACACGCTGATCATCTTCATCGGCGATAATGGCCGCTGCGTCTTCCGCGGTAAAGGTTTTGTCTTTGAAGATGGGATTCGCATCCCAGCGATCTTCTCGTGGCCCGGTCATATCAAGCCGGGGACCAAGAGCAACGAGCTAGTCAGCGTGATCGACATGAGCGCCGAAGTCTTGGCGGTCGCCGGCGCGAAGATTCCGAGCTACATGGAAGGACGCCCCTTCCTAGAAGAAGGCGTCGAGCCGCGGGAGTACGTCTTCGCCGCGCGGGATCGTTGGGACGAAGTTTACGACAAGTGCCGCACGATCGTCGGCAAGCGTTACAAGTTCATCCGTAACGACATGCCCGAAGTCCCCTACTTCACCACCCACGCCTACGAAGAAAAGGTCCGACCGATTCGCCCGGTCCTGTGGCAGTTATATCAGGATGGAAAGATGAACGACGTCCAGGCCTACCTGATGCAGCCCCAAAAGCCAAAGGAAGAACTGTACGACCTGGAAAACGATCCGTGGGAAACGAAGAACTTGATCGAGTTTCCGGCCTACGCCGCCGAAGCGGACAAGTTGCGAAAGGCGCTGCAAGACTGGGAAGAAACGACCGACGACAAAGGTCGCTATCCGGAACCGGCCGGCCATATCACCAAGCAAGAACAAAAGGCGATCGCCGATCGTCTGCAAAGCTTGAAAGATGGTACGGCCGCCTATCCGCAGTAG
- a CDS encoding PSD1 and planctomycete cytochrome C domain-containing protein translates to MVRIAFLLVVLASLCGSAFAETSAVDFQRDIRPILSENCFQCHGPDPKHREADLRLDNAEGAHAAAIVPGNAAESELVARIISTDPDTLMPPRESEKSLTPEQIDLLKRWVAEGAKYEGHWAFTPPTRPEPPQTKDAAWIRNPIDAFILNRVENAGLAPAAAADRAIWLRRLSLDLIGLPPSIEEVDAFVADTSPNAEQRQIERLLALPHFGERWGRDWLDAARYADSDGYEKDLPRQNWFYRDWVVAALNRDLPYDQFIVQQIAGDLLPHPDQDQLVATGFLRNSMINEEGGADPEEFRMAAMFDRMDAVGKGVLGLTLQCAQCHTHKYDPLTQREYYGMFAFLNNTHDAIIPTYTKSEAEQIAAIQQEIAAIETKLKESDPNWRKRMEDWEKEAQAKTIEWEVLKPGDLPFEGQKFRVLPDQSILSESFAPHSSSPQFSMQAIKAEQITAIQLELLTHPQLPCRGPGRSLRGTAALTDFSVFAAPANDPGKRTKLKLVSATADVNPEEAPQPEYLINPKTAGGDKRVTGPIEFAIDGDGKTAWTTDNGPGRRNQPRKAVFVFEKPVGYPEGTIITVQPGMNHGGWNSDDKHNCIFGRSRYSITTHGDPKVDPLPKEVREILAIPADQRTEAQQEQAFQYWRTTVPQWSEENAQIEALWKKHPEGASQMVLEERAKPRTTSLLNRGDFLSPVEEVGPDVPEFLNDLPEGADHSRLSFAKWLVARDAPTTARSIVNRIWQGYFGIGLVETSDDLGSQSTPPSHPELLDWLAVELMEHDWSLKHIHQLIVSSATYRQSSQVTQEKLQTDPYNRLLARGPRFRVSAEIVRDIGLTASGLLNEEIGGPPVYPPAPDFLFQPPASYGPKTWNEEQGANRYRRGLYTFRFRSVPYPMLETFDAEPGNVACVRRNRSNTPLQALSLLNEPVSLECAEALASRTWREGGETDEDRLTFAMRCCIARVPAAEEIALLKTMLDKQRARIAAGELKPEEIVTAKVGDGIDAKELAAWTLLARVVLSLDETITKE, encoded by the coding sequence ATGGTTCGAATTGCCTTCCTGTTGGTCGTTCTTGCGTCGCTTTGCGGTTCGGCGTTCGCCGAAACCTCGGCGGTCGATTTCCAACGCGATATCCGGCCGATCCTGTCGGAAAACTGCTTCCAGTGCCACGGACCGGACCCGAAGCATCGGGAGGCCGATCTGCGGCTTGACAATGCGGAAGGCGCCCATGCCGCCGCGATCGTCCCCGGCAATGCGGCCGAGAGCGAACTGGTCGCGCGGATCATCTCGACCGATCCTGATACCTTGATGCCGCCGCGGGAGTCGGAGAAGTCGCTCACCCCGGAGCAGATCGACCTGCTGAAGCGGTGGGTCGCCGAAGGGGCGAAGTACGAAGGACACTGGGCCTTCACGCCGCCGACCCGGCCGGAGCCGCCGCAGACGAAGGACGCCGCTTGGATTCGCAATCCGATCGATGCGTTCATTTTGAACCGCGTGGAAAACGCTGGCCTGGCGCCGGCGGCCGCCGCCGATCGGGCGATCTGGCTGCGGCGGTTGAGCTTGGACCTGATCGGCTTGCCGCCGTCGATTGAAGAGGTCGACGCCTTCGTGGCCGATACGTCTCCTAATGCCGAACAGCGGCAGATCGAGCGATTGCTCGCATTGCCTCACTTTGGCGAACGCTGGGGACGCGACTGGTTGGACGCGGCTCGGTACGCTGACTCGGATGGCTATGAAAAAGATTTGCCGCGGCAGAATTGGTTCTATCGCGACTGGGTCGTCGCCGCGCTGAATCGCGATCTGCCGTACGACCAGTTCATTGTGCAGCAGATCGCCGGCGACTTGCTGCCGCATCCTGATCAAGACCAATTGGTCGCGACCGGCTTCTTGCGGAACTCGATGATCAACGAAGAAGGGGGCGCCGATCCGGAAGAATTTCGGATGGCGGCGATGTTCGACCGGATGGATGCGGTCGGCAAAGGGGTGCTTGGCCTGACGCTGCAGTGCGCCCAGTGCCACACGCACAAATACGATCCGCTGACGCAGCGCGAATACTACGGGATGTTCGCCTTCTTGAACAACACGCATGACGCGATCATTCCGACCTACACCAAAAGCGAAGCCGAACAAATCGCCGCGATCCAACAAGAGATCGCCGCGATCGAAACGAAGCTGAAAGAGTCCGATCCCAACTGGCGGAAGCGGATGGAAGATTGGGAGAAAGAGGCCCAAGCGAAAACGATCGAGTGGGAAGTCCTGAAGCCGGGCGACTTGCCGTTTGAAGGGCAGAAGTTTCGCGTGCTCCCGGATCAATCGATCTTGAGCGAGAGCTTTGCGCCCCATAGTTCGAGCCCGCAGTTTTCGATGCAGGCAATCAAAGCGGAACAAATCACCGCGATTCAGTTGGAACTGTTGACTCATCCGCAGCTTCCGTGTCGCGGACCGGGACGTTCTCTCCGTGGAACGGCGGCGCTGACCGACTTTTCCGTCTTCGCCGCGCCGGCCAATGATCCCGGCAAGCGAACGAAACTGAAGCTGGTTTCGGCCACGGCCGACGTGAATCCGGAAGAGGCGCCGCAGCCGGAATACTTGATCAACCCCAAGACGGCCGGCGGCGACAAACGAGTCACCGGGCCGATCGAGTTTGCGATTGACGGCGACGGCAAAACGGCCTGGACGACGGACAACGGACCAGGGCGCCGCAATCAGCCGCGGAAAGCGGTCTTCGTCTTTGAGAAGCCGGTCGGCTATCCCGAAGGGACGATCATTACCGTGCAGCCGGGGATGAATCACGGCGGCTGGAACAGCGACGACAAGCACAACTGCATCTTCGGGCGATCGCGCTATTCGATCACCACCCATGGCGATCCGAAAGTCGATCCGCTGCCGAAAGAAGTCCGCGAGATCTTGGCGATTCCCGCCGATCAGCGAACTGAAGCCCAGCAGGAACAAGCGTTTCAGTATTGGCGAACGACTGTTCCGCAGTGGTCGGAGGAAAACGCGCAGATCGAGGCGCTCTGGAAAAAGCATCCGGAAGGCGCCTCGCAAATGGTGCTGGAAGAGCGGGCAAAGCCGCGGACGACGTCGTTGCTGAATCGCGGCGACTTTTTGAGCCCGGTCGAAGAAGTGGGCCCCGACGTGCCGGAGTTCTTGAACGACTTGCCGGAAGGCGCCGATCATTCGCGATTGAGCTTCGCCAAGTGGCTGGTCGCCCGCGATGCGCCGACGACCGCCCGTTCGATCGTTAATCGAATCTGGCAAGGCTATTTCGGCATCGGCTTGGTCGAAACGAGCGACGATCTAGGTTCGCAAAGCACGCCGCCGTCGCATCCGGAATTGCTTGATTGGCTAGCGGTCGAATTGATGGAGCACGATTGGAGCCTGAAGCACATTCACCAGTTGATCGTCTCGTCGGCGACCTATCGGCAGTCGTCGCAGGTGACGCAGGAGAAACTGCAAACCGATCCCTACAATCGGCTGCTAGCACGAGGCCCGCGGTTCCGCGTCAGCGCCGAGATCGTTCGCGACATCGGTTTGACGGCGAGCGGACTTTTGAACGAGGAGATCGGCGGACCGCCGGTTTATCCGCCGGCGCCAGATTTTCTATTTCAACCGCCGGCCAGTTATGGGCCGAAGACCTGGAACGAGGAGCAGGGGGCGAATCGCTATCGTCGCGGGCTCTACACGTTCCGCTTCCGGAGCGTTCCGTATCCGATGCTCGAGACGTTTGACGCCGAGCCGGGGAATGTCGCCTGCGTGCGGCGAAATCGCTCGAACACGCCGCTCCAGGCGCTGTCGCTGTTGAATGAGCCGGTCTCGCTCGAATGTGCCGAAGCGTTAGCGTCGCGGACATGGCGCGAAGGGGGAGAGACCGACGAGGATCGACTTACCTTTGCGATGCGGTGCTGCATTGCCCGCGTTCCAGCGGCCGAAGAGATCGCGCTCTTGAAGACGATGCTCGACAAGCAGCGAGCGCGAATCGCAGCCGGAGAATTGAAGCCGGAAGAGATCGTCACGGCGAAGGTTGGCGACGGAATCGACGCGAAGGAATTGGCCGCCTGGACGCTGCTCGCGCGCGTCGTGCTGAGCCTGGACGAAACGATCACCAAAGAGTAG
- a CDS encoding DUF1501 domain-containing protein, whose amino-acid sequence MSGNEISRRWFMRDCGVGLGAIALADLLRGETSAATVDPLAEKKPHFAGKAKNVIYLFMAGAPSHLEMFDYKPQLAKFDGTLPPADLLKGYRAAFINPNSKLLGPKFKFEKHGQCGAEISELLPHTAKIADQMTIVKAMKTDAFNHAPAQIMMNTGSTLFGKPSLGAWTLYGLGSESRNLPGFVVFSSGKKGPSGGSSNWGSGFLPTVYQGVQLRNVGDPVLYLSNPSGIDAAVQRDSLDAINQLNQMRLETTGDPEIATRINSFEMAYRMQSSGPELMDVSSEPQHILDMYGVEPDKPSFAKNCLLARRLIERGTRFVQLFHEAWDQHGNLKKDIEANCLATDQACAALVQDLKQRGMLDDTLVIWGGEFGRTPMVQGGGDDGRDHHPNAFTIWMAGGGTKPGVSYGETDDFGFNTIKDQVHVHDLHATILHLLGFDHNRLSVKFQGLSQKLTGVEPARVVKEILA is encoded by the coding sequence ATGAGCGGTAACGAGATTTCCCGGCGATGGTTCATGCGGGACTGCGGCGTTGGCCTGGGCGCGATTGCGCTGGCCGATTTGCTGCGCGGCGAAACGTCAGCGGCGACGGTCGATCCGCTGGCGGAGAAGAAGCCCCACTTTGCCGGCAAGGCGAAGAACGTCATCTACTTGTTTATGGCTGGCGCGCCGAGCCATCTGGAGATGTTCGACTACAAGCCGCAGTTGGCGAAGTTCGACGGAACGTTGCCTCCGGCCGACCTGCTGAAAGGTTACCGCGCGGCGTTCATCAATCCAAACTCGAAGCTGCTGGGGCCGAAGTTCAAGTTCGAAAAGCATGGCCAGTGCGGCGCCGAGATCTCGGAACTGCTACCCCACACGGCGAAGATCGCCGACCAGATGACGATCGTCAAAGCGATGAAGACCGACGCGTTCAATCACGCGCCGGCGCAGATCATGATGAACACCGGCTCGACGTTGTTCGGTAAGCCGAGCTTGGGCGCGTGGACGTTGTACGGGCTTGGCTCGGAGTCGCGCAATCTGCCGGGCTTCGTCGTTTTCAGCTCCGGTAAAAAAGGGCCGAGCGGCGGTTCGAGCAACTGGGGAAGCGGCTTTCTGCCGACCGTTTATCAAGGGGTGCAGCTTCGCAACGTCGGCGATCCGGTTCTTTATCTTTCGAACCCCAGCGGAATCGACGCCGCCGTGCAACGCGATTCGCTCGATGCGATCAATCAGCTAAATCAGATGCGGTTAGAGACGACCGGCGATCCGGAAATCGCGACCCGGATCAACTCGTTCGAGATGGCGTACCGGATGCAATCGAGCGGGCCGGAACTGATGGACGTTTCGTCGGAGCCGCAGCATATTCTCGACATGTACGGAGTCGAGCCTGACAAACCGTCGTTTGCGAAAAACTGTTTACTGGCGCGACGTTTGATCGAGCGAGGAACGCGGTTCGTGCAGCTCTTCCACGAAGCGTGGGACCAGCATGGCAACTTGAAGAAGGATATCGAAGCGAACTGCCTGGCGACCGATCAGGCGTGCGCGGCATTGGTGCAAGATCTCAAGCAGCGGGGGATGCTCGACGATACGCTGGTGATTTGGGGGGGCGAATTTGGACGAACGCCGATGGTGCAAGGGGGAGGCGACGACGGTCGCGACCATCATCCCAATGCGTTCACCATCTGGATGGCCGGCGGCGGAACCAAGCCGGGCGTTTCGTACGGCGAGACCGACGACTTCGGCTTCAACACGATCAAAGACCAGGTCCACGTGCATGACCTGCACGCAACGATCCTTCACTTGCTTGGCTTCGACCACAATCGGCTGTCGGTCAAATTTCAAGGGCTCAGCCAGAAGCTGACCGGCGTCGAGCCGGCCCGCGTGGTGAAGGAAATCTTGGCGTAG